One Amycolatopsis thermophila DNA segment encodes these proteins:
- a CDS encoding ABC transporter substrate-binding protein, which translates to MKSRRVVVAALAAVTSLVLAACSGSGDSSGPVTLKFQSLSDQPAAIAATNKIVDDWNKAHPDIKVEVVQAGWDGVYDKLITQFNAGSAPDIIHYEAAGVVPFAKDGYLADLTPYLSEQKKSDIPKGVLDSVTVGNQVIAYPTELQSYVVFANKSLLQKAGVTVPAGPTMTWDQLREIAKATTRDGAYGLSWGLSSPTAAMVALAPGFGGKYFEGTGTDAKISIGQGEMALPQLVDAMAHQDNSILPVTLTQSGSKALAPFYAGQTAMTIQGSFQAANIAKDAPAGFDWVVLPPLAGPAGPAQAANPQTLSVNKDSAHVEQAAQFIDFFTNTENLAAINEADALIPPTNSAREALNTKLGAQNGWKEILSSGQYLTSAPYLFVDKYAQWKDTVATPAYQKFLAGQLDAAGLAKELSDGWNSINR; encoded by the coding sequence ATGAAGTCTCGACGTGTGGTGGTGGCCGCGCTCGCGGCGGTCACGAGCCTGGTGCTCGCCGCGTGCTCCGGCAGCGGTGACAGCAGCGGGCCGGTGACGCTGAAGTTCCAGTCCCTGTCCGACCAGCCCGCGGCGATCGCGGCGACGAACAAGATCGTCGACGACTGGAACAAGGCCCACCCCGACATCAAGGTCGAGGTCGTGCAGGCGGGCTGGGACGGCGTCTACGACAAGCTGATCACCCAGTTCAACGCCGGCAGCGCGCCGGACATCATCCACTACGAGGCGGCCGGCGTGGTGCCGTTCGCCAAGGACGGCTACCTGGCCGACCTGACGCCGTACCTGTCGGAGCAGAAGAAGTCCGACATCCCCAAGGGCGTCCTGGACTCCGTCACGGTGGGCAACCAGGTGATCGCCTACCCGACCGAACTGCAGTCCTATGTGGTCTTCGCGAACAAGTCGCTGCTGCAGAAGGCCGGCGTGACCGTCCCGGCCGGTCCGACGATGACCTGGGACCAGCTGCGCGAGATCGCCAAGGCGACCACCCGCGACGGTGCCTACGGCCTGAGCTGGGGCCTGTCCAGCCCGACCGCCGCGATGGTGGCGCTCGCACCGGGGTTCGGCGGCAAGTACTTCGAGGGCACCGGCACCGACGCCAAGATCTCCATCGGCCAGGGCGAGATGGCCCTGCCGCAGCTGGTCGACGCCATGGCGCACCAGGACAACTCGATCCTGCCGGTCACGCTGACCCAGTCCGGGTCGAAGGCGCTCGCGCCGTTCTACGCCGGCCAGACCGCGATGACGATCCAGGGTTCGTTCCAGGCCGCCAACATCGCCAAGGACGCGCCCGCCGGGTTCGACTGGGTCGTGCTGCCCCCGCTGGCCGGTCCCGCCGGTCCCGCGCAGGCCGCCAACCCGCAGACGCTGTCGGTGAACAAGGACTCCGCGCACGTCGAGCAGGCCGCCCAGTTCATCGACTTCTTCACCAACACCGAGAACCTGGCCGCGATCAACGAGGCCGACGCGCTGATCCCGCCGACCAACTCGGCCCGCGAGGCGCTCAACACCAAGCTCGGCGCGCAGAACGGCTGGAAGGAGATCCTGTCCTCGGGTCAGTACCTCACCTCGGCGCCGTACCTGTTCGTCGACAAGTACGCGCAGTGGAAGGACACCGTCGCGACCCCGGCCTACCAGAAGTTCCTGGCCGGGCAGCTCGACGCGGCCGGCCTGGCCAAGGAACTGTCCGACGGCTGGAACTCGATCAACCGGTAG
- a CDS encoding NAD(P)H-binding protein produces MFLVTGATGTAGGEVVRALSGRPVRALVRRADVAVPGAQAVVGDLNDPGSLATAFDGVSAVFLLSGYADMPGLLARARKAGVQRVVLLSGGSAALEDLDNAVSRYMTLSERAVRESGLDWTLLRPRAFMSNALRWLPQLRAGDSVRVQYPRVRTACVDPRDIAAVAVRALGGGHEGRTYELTGPEPLLPAEQVAVLARVLGRDLRAVELSDEETRAEMAQSMPPAYVDAFARFYADGTLDEATVHPDVAEVTGRPPRTFGQWARDHACVFR; encoded by the coding sequence ATGTTTCTCGTCACGGGTGCCACGGGCACCGCGGGTGGGGAAGTGGTGCGGGCGCTGTCCGGGCGGCCGGTGCGCGCGCTGGTGCGCCGGGCGGACGTGGCGGTTCCCGGTGCCCAGGCGGTGGTCGGTGATCTGAACGACCCCGGGAGCCTGGCGACCGCCTTCGACGGGGTGAGCGCGGTGTTCCTGCTCTCGGGCTATGCGGACATGCCCGGGCTGCTGGCGCGGGCGCGGAAGGCCGGGGTGCAGCGGGTGGTGCTGCTGTCCGGCGGGTCGGCCGCGCTGGAGGACCTGGACAACGCGGTCTCGCGGTACATGACGTTGTCCGAGCGGGCCGTGCGCGAGTCCGGGCTGGACTGGACGTTGCTGCGGCCGCGGGCGTTCATGTCCAACGCGCTGCGGTGGCTGCCGCAGCTGCGGGCCGGTGACTCGGTGCGGGTGCAGTACCCGCGGGTGCGCACGGCGTGCGTCGATCCGCGCGACATCGCGGCGGTGGCGGTGCGGGCGCTCGGTGGCGGGCACGAGGGCCGCACCTACGAACTGACCGGGCCTGAGCCGCTGCTGCCGGCCGAGCAGGTCGCGGTGCTGGCGCGGGTGCTGGGGCGCGACCTGCGCGCCGTGGAGCTCTCGGACGAGGAGACCCGCGCCGAGATGGCACAGTCGATGCCGCCCGCGTACGTCGACGCGTTCGCCCGGTTCTACGCCGACGGAACCCTCGACGAGGCCACGGTGCACCCCGACGTCGCCGAGGTGACCGGCCGGCCGCCGCGCACGTTCGGACAGTGGGCCCGCGATCACGCCTGCGTCTTCCGGTAG
- a CDS encoding carbohydrate ABC transporter permease yields MTVAEDVRASAQTPAPRKPGKGAQARSRRREAIALVMPSLVPILVLSVAPLVMGLALAFTDARLVRNPDYDFTGVENFVKLAGNSFFWDSLRIGLIWTVGVTVLQLAASMGLALLLNSGLRLQGLTRVLALIPWAMPPVVVAIMWQMIYSANGGPLNAFLGRVGLPDDINWLGDFSTALPAVIVVGVWVGMPQTTVTLLAGLQQIPADLNEAAAVDGAGAWRRFTAVTWPSLRPIVASITSLNFIWNFNSFSLVYVLTAGGPGGKTMVPVLFIYLEAFKNRNIGYAAAMGLVLVIIVVALLAIYLRSQFRDDRAERGR; encoded by the coding sequence ATGACGGTCGCCGAGGACGTCCGGGCCTCCGCGCAGACCCCGGCACCCCGCAAACCCGGCAAGGGCGCGCAGGCGCGTTCGCGCCGCCGCGAGGCCATCGCGCTGGTGATGCCGTCGCTCGTCCCGATCCTCGTGCTCAGCGTCGCGCCGCTGGTGATGGGCCTGGCGCTGGCGTTCACCGACGCCCGGCTGGTCCGCAACCCCGACTACGACTTCACCGGCGTCGAGAACTTCGTGAAGCTGGCGGGCAACTCGTTCTTCTGGGACAGCCTGCGCATCGGTCTCATCTGGACGGTCGGGGTCACGGTCCTGCAGCTGGCCGCGTCGATGGGCCTGGCGCTGCTGCTCAACTCGGGTCTGCGCCTGCAGGGCCTGACCCGCGTGCTCGCGCTGATCCCGTGGGCCATGCCGCCGGTCGTCGTGGCCATCATGTGGCAGATGATCTACTCGGCCAACGGCGGCCCGCTCAACGCGTTCCTGGGCCGGGTCGGCCTGCCCGACGACATCAACTGGCTCGGCGACTTCTCCACGGCGCTGCCCGCGGTGATCGTCGTCGGCGTGTGGGTCGGCATGCCGCAGACCACGGTGACCCTGCTGGCCGGGCTGCAGCAGATCCCGGCCGACCTGAACGAGGCCGCCGCGGTCGACGGCGCCGGCGCGTGGCGGCGGTTCACCGCGGTCACCTGGCCCAGCCTGCGGCCGATCGTCGCCTCGATCACGTCGCTGAACTTCATCTGGAACTTCAACTCGTTCTCGCTGGTCTACGTCCTCACCGCGGGCGGACCGGGCGGAAAGACCATGGTGCCGGTGCTCTTCATCTACCTGGAAGCGTTCAAGAACCGCAACATCGGCTACGCGGCCGCGATGGGCCTGGTGCTGGTGATCATCGTCGTCGCCCTGCTGGCGATCTACCTGCGGTCGCAGTTCCGCGACGACCGCGCCGAGCGGGGGCGGTGA
- a CDS encoding ADP-ribosylglycohydrolase family protein — translation MRLTWAQPEDLLAHELVQSAAEGRDVTAVRDRWVAAGGDPVPAVSGAGPNPAPPELRALARELLGELAALPVPPAPAEPDDWAAIVALLPPAPRLPSRGGRVLDAWTGRAAGCLLGKPVEKIPREGIAEILRATGRWPLDRWFTAVGLPDDVAARWPWNRRSAPTSLEENIDGMPEDDDLNYPMLALTLLERHGRAFTTDDVAQLWLDNLPAGRVFTAERAAYRNILDARPVPETATHHNPFREWIGALIRTDVFGWVSPGDVREAARLAWTDARLSHTRNGVYGAMWAAALASASMVCDTVEEVLDVAETVVPPGSRLAGAVRFGRSLADVDTVDSGLDRLHAGYGDLHWVHVLNNAAVIAYALARGGGDFGRSISIAVTAGWDTDSAAATVGGVVGALHGVPAQWAKPLDNRIATSLPGGEQRITDLAARTAALTVERGDA, via the coding sequence GTGAGGCTGACCTGGGCACAGCCCGAGGATCTGCTCGCGCACGAGCTGGTGCAGTCCGCTGCCGAGGGGCGCGACGTCACCGCGGTCCGGGACCGCTGGGTCGCGGCCGGTGGCGACCCGGTGCCCGCGGTCAGCGGGGCCGGGCCGAACCCGGCGCCGCCGGAGCTGCGGGCGCTGGCCCGCGAGCTGCTCGGCGAACTCGCCGCGCTGCCCGTCCCGCCCGCCCCGGCGGAGCCGGACGACTGGGCCGCGATCGTGGCGCTGCTCCCGCCCGCGCCGCGGTTGCCCTCCCGCGGCGGGCGCGTGCTGGACGCGTGGACCGGCCGTGCCGCCGGATGCCTGCTCGGCAAACCGGTCGAGAAGATCCCTCGCGAGGGCATCGCGGAAATCCTGCGGGCCACCGGGCGCTGGCCGCTCGACCGCTGGTTCACCGCGGTCGGCCTGCCCGACGACGTCGCGGCGCGGTGGCCGTGGAACCGGCGCTCCGCCCCGACCTCCCTCGAGGAGAACATCGACGGCATGCCGGAGGACGACGACCTCAACTACCCGATGCTCGCCCTCACCCTGCTCGAGCGGCACGGCCGGGCGTTCACCACCGACGACGTCGCCCAGCTGTGGCTGGACAACCTGCCCGCCGGCCGGGTCTTCACCGCCGAGCGGGCCGCCTACCGCAACATCCTCGACGCGCGCCCGGTGCCGGAGACCGCCACGCACCACAACCCGTTCCGCGAGTGGATCGGCGCCCTCATCCGCACCGACGTGTTCGGCTGGGTCTCGCCCGGTGACGTCCGCGAGGCCGCCCGTCTGGCGTGGACCGACGCCCGCCTCAGTCACACCCGCAACGGCGTCTACGGCGCGATGTGGGCCGCCGCGCTGGCGTCCGCGTCGATGGTGTGCGACACCGTCGAGGAGGTCCTCGACGTGGCGGAAACCGTGGTCCCGCCGGGCAGCCGGCTGGCCGGAGCGGTCCGGTTCGGACGGTCGCTCGCCGACGTGGACACCGTGGACTCCGGCCTGGACCGCCTGCACGCCGGGTACGGTGACCTGCACTGGGTGCACGTGCTCAACAACGCCGCCGTCATCGCCTACGCGCTCGCCCGGGGCGGCGGGGACTTCGGCCGCAGCATCTCCATCGCCGTCACCGCCGGGTGGGACACCGACTCCGCCGCGGCCACCGTCGGCGGCGTCGTCGGCGCCCTGCACGGCGTCCCGGCGCAGTGGGCGAAACCGCTCGACAACCGCATCGCGACCTCCCTGCCCGGCGGGGAGCAGCGCATCACCGACCTCGCGGCCCGCACCGCCGCCCTGACCGTGGAACGAGGTGACGCATGA
- a CDS encoding LLM class flavin-dependent oxidoreductase, with amino-acid sequence MKKIGFLSFGHHQPGTPTPTAADALTQMVELAVAAEELGVDGAFLRVHHFAPQFATPFPLLAAMAARTSRIELGTGVIDMRYENPLYMAEQAAATDLLSGERLQLGISRGSPEPALHGAAAFGYAPAEGETDADMARRHTKIFRAALTGAGVVRADPAMTGRPGMLAVQPQSPTLQQRIWWGSGTRATAKWTGEQGMNLMSSTLLTEDTGVPFDELQAEQIAIFREAWAGSGHLRAPRVSVSRSVIPITTDTDRRYFGRERDSEDQVGRLDGGLARFGKSYAGEPDVIAKQLAEDAAVQAADTVLVTVPNQLGVDYNVHLLESILRDVAPAAGWR; translated from the coding sequence GTGAAGAAGATCGGGTTCCTGTCGTTCGGCCACCACCAGCCCGGCACACCCACCCCGACGGCGGCCGACGCGCTCACGCAGATGGTCGAACTGGCGGTGGCGGCCGAGGAGCTGGGCGTGGACGGCGCCTTCCTCCGCGTGCACCACTTCGCGCCCCAGTTCGCGACCCCGTTCCCGCTGCTCGCGGCGATGGCGGCGCGCACGTCCCGCATCGAGCTGGGCACCGGCGTCATCGACATGCGCTACGAGAACCCGCTCTACATGGCCGAACAGGCCGCGGCCACCGACCTGCTCAGCGGCGAGCGCCTGCAGCTGGGCATCAGCCGCGGCTCCCCCGAGCCCGCCCTGCACGGCGCCGCCGCTTTCGGCTACGCGCCGGCCGAGGGCGAGACGGACGCGGACATGGCGCGCAGGCACACCAAGATCTTCCGCGCCGCCCTCACCGGTGCCGGTGTCGTGCGGGCCGATCCGGCGATGACCGGCCGACCCGGGATGCTCGCCGTGCAGCCCCAGTCCCCGACGCTGCAGCAGCGCATCTGGTGGGGCAGCGGCACGCGCGCCACCGCGAAGTGGACCGGCGAGCAGGGCATGAACCTGATGAGCTCGACCCTGCTGACGGAGGACACCGGCGTGCCCTTCGACGAGTTGCAGGCCGAGCAGATCGCGATCTTCCGCGAGGCGTGGGCCGGCAGCGGCCACCTCCGCGCCCCGCGGGTGTCGGTGAGCCGCAGCGTCATCCCGATCACCACCGACACCGACCGCCGCTACTTCGGTCGCGAGCGCGACAGCGAGGACCAGGTCGGCCGGCTCGACGGCGGGCTGGCCCGCTTCGGCAAGTCCTACGCCGGCGAACCGGACGTGATCGCCAAGCAGCTCGCCGAGGACGCGGCCGTGCAGGCGGCCGACACCGTCCTCGTCACGGTGCCGAACCAGCTCGGCGTCGACTACAACGTCCACCTCCTGGAGTCGATCCTCCGTGACGTCGCACCCGCCGCCGGCTGGCGGTGA
- a CDS encoding endonuclease/exonuclease/phosphatase family protein, protein MLSVLTFNIRHARGTDGVLDLARVAGVIRDSGADVVGLQEVDRHYSARSDWADQAGELARLLGYHAVFGANLDRGPPAAGSPRIQYGTAILSRYPVTAWDNTHLFRSPGHEQRGLLHARIDVHGVPVHVYDTHLAAGSQTDRLEQTRQITSLIGATGPAVLVGDLNALPDAPEIATLDNAFTDAWPVSGEGDGSTYPAGSPDRRIDYVYASRSVSPLVTRVLPADASDHLPLLSRLLVRH, encoded by the coding sequence GTGCTGTCTGTGCTGACCTTCAACATCCGCCACGCCCGGGGCACCGACGGCGTGCTCGACCTCGCCCGCGTCGCGGGGGTGATCCGGGACAGCGGTGCGGACGTGGTGGGCCTGCAGGAGGTGGACCGGCACTACTCGGCCCGCAGCGACTGGGCGGACCAGGCCGGCGAGCTGGCCCGTCTGCTCGGCTACCACGCGGTGTTCGGCGCCAACCTCGACCGCGGCCCGCCCGCCGCGGGCAGCCCGCGCATCCAGTACGGCACCGCGATCCTGTCCCGCTACCCGGTCACCGCGTGGGACAACACGCACCTGTTCCGCTCGCCCGGCCACGAACAGCGCGGCCTGCTGCACGCCCGGATCGACGTCCACGGCGTGCCGGTGCACGTCTACGACACGCACCTGGCCGCCGGTTCCCAGACCGACCGGCTCGAGCAGACCCGTCAGATCACGTCACTGATCGGCGCCACCGGACCGGCCGTCCTCGTCGGTGACCTCAACGCGCTCCCGGACGCACCCGAGATCGCGACGCTGGACAACGCCTTCACCGACGCCTGGCCGGTGTCCGGCGAGGGCGACGGCTCCACCTACCCGGCCGGGTCGCCGGACCGCCGCATCGACTACGTCTACGCGTCGCGCTCGGTGTCACCGCTGGTGACGCGCGTGCTGCCGGCGGACGCCTCCGACCACCTGCCGCTGCTGAGCCGCCTGCTGGTCCGCCACTGA
- a CDS encoding ribokinase yields MTQGSVVVVGSANVDLVVEVPRHPKGGETILGGDLRRTPGGKGANQAVAAARAGGADTTFAGALGTDESAGLLLASLERAGVRTDQVSRVDAPTGTALITVSPDGENAIVVAPGANARLELTPGHVQRIAHADVVLAQLEIPLDVVRAAAAARRPGAVMALNAAPSRDLPADVWNALDLLIVNEYEAADLAQTRGGPGELAAVLLERVPAVVITLGAEGSLVAERGREPVRVPGIRVEAVDTTGAGDTFCGVLAAALARGQALPEAARRAGVAAALAVTRPGAQDAVPAAAEVEEAS; encoded by the coding sequence ATGACCCAGGGAAGCGTCGTCGTGGTCGGCTCGGCCAACGTCGACCTCGTCGTCGAGGTGCCGAGGCACCCCAAGGGCGGGGAGACGATCCTCGGCGGCGACCTGCGCCGCACACCCGGCGGCAAGGGCGCGAACCAGGCCGTCGCCGCCGCCCGGGCCGGGGGAGCGGACACCACGTTCGCCGGCGCGCTCGGCACCGACGAATCCGCCGGACTGCTGCTGGCTTCGCTGGAACGGGCCGGCGTCCGCACCGATCAGGTGTCCCGTGTGGACGCTCCGACCGGCACCGCGCTCATCACCGTCTCCCCGGACGGTGAGAACGCGATCGTCGTCGCGCCGGGCGCCAACGCCCGGCTCGAGCTGACCCCCGGGCACGTGCAGCGCATCGCCCACGCCGACGTCGTGCTGGCCCAGCTGGAGATCCCGCTGGACGTGGTGCGCGCGGCCGCCGCGGCCCGGCGCCCCGGCGCGGTGATGGCCCTCAACGCCGCACCCTCCCGCGACCTGCCCGCGGACGTCTGGAACGCGCTCGACCTGCTCATCGTCAACGAGTACGAGGCGGCCGACCTCGCGCAGACCCGGGGCGGGCCGGGGGAACTCGCGGCAGTGCTGCTGGAGCGGGTGCCCGCCGTGGTCATCACGCTCGGCGCGGAGGGCAGCCTGGTCGCCGAACGCGGCCGTGAACCCGTGCGCGTGCCGGGCATCCGGGTCGAGGCCGTCGACACCACCGGCGCCGGCGACACCTTCTGCGGTGTTCTCGCCGCCGCGCTCGCCCGCGGTCAGGCCCTCCCCGAGGCGGCCCGGCGAGCCGGTGTCGCGGCCGCGCTCGCGGTCACCCGCCCCGGCGCGCAGGACGCCGTTCCCGCCGCGGCGGAGGTCGAGGAGGCGTCATGA
- a CDS encoding ADP-ribosylglycohydrolase family protein, translating to MTWLEDRAVAVITGAAVGDALGGATEGWTPEQIEERHGGRVTGIVGPWFPNWRDARPIAPYHKGDGHVTDDTLMTRALVEVYAKRRAHLDAYAMAEDLVPLMIGEPRWVPELESTALLLQRVFLAEKWIVARLHYGHVDPREAGVGNVVNCGAAMYVAPVGIANAGSPREAYAEAIDLTGAHQSSYGREAAGVFAAMVAAAVTPGATVAGIVAAALDVAHDGTAAALRAVVEAFDGWTTAPRNDDEERALARLIRETVAPFDSVGPEYRQMSMDARRPSRTKSIEELPAALGFVLGHRGDYRGAVLGAVNYGRDADSIAVMAGALCAGLGGTAAVPAEWVDAVGEASRMDLRETGRLMAAAAADILKADRERALARLRTLDALEQA from the coding sequence GTGACCTGGCTGGAAGACCGAGCGGTGGCGGTGATCACCGGAGCGGCCGTGGGGGACGCGCTGGGCGGCGCCACCGAAGGGTGGACCCCGGAGCAGATCGAGGAACGGCACGGCGGCCGGGTGACCGGCATCGTCGGGCCGTGGTTCCCGAACTGGCGGGACGCGCGGCCGATCGCGCCGTACCACAAGGGCGACGGGCACGTCACCGACGACACCCTGATGACCCGTGCGCTCGTCGAGGTGTACGCGAAGCGCCGCGCACACCTCGACGCGTACGCGATGGCCGAGGACCTCGTGCCGCTGATGATCGGGGAGCCCCGGTGGGTTCCCGAGCTGGAGTCGACCGCGCTGCTGCTGCAGCGGGTCTTCCTGGCGGAGAAGTGGATCGTCGCGCGGCTCCACTACGGACACGTCGACCCGCGTGAGGCCGGTGTGGGCAACGTGGTCAACTGCGGCGCGGCGATGTACGTCGCGCCGGTCGGGATCGCCAACGCCGGCAGCCCGCGCGAGGCCTATGCCGAGGCGATCGACCTGACCGGCGCGCACCAGTCCAGCTACGGCCGGGAGGCGGCGGGGGTGTTCGCGGCCATGGTCGCGGCGGCGGTCACCCCCGGCGCCACCGTCGCCGGCATCGTCGCCGCGGCTCTCGACGTCGCCCACGACGGCACCGCCGCCGCGCTGCGGGCGGTCGTCGAAGCGTTCGACGGCTGGACCACCGCGCCCCGGAACGACGACGAGGAGCGTGCGCTGGCCCGGCTGATCCGGGAGACGGTCGCGCCGTTCGACTCGGTGGGGCCGGAGTACCGGCAGATGTCGATGGACGCGCGGCGCCCGTCGCGGACGAAGTCGATCGAGGAGCTGCCGGCGGCGCTCGGGTTCGTCCTCGGCCACCGCGGCGACTACCGCGGCGCGGTGCTCGGCGCGGTCAACTACGGCCGGGACGCCGACTCGATCGCCGTCATGGCCGGCGCCCTGTGCGCCGGGCTCGGCGGCACGGCGGCCGTGCCGGCGGAATGGGTCGACGCGGTCGGCGAGGCCAGCCGCATGGACCTGCGCGAGACCGGGCGGCTCATGGCCGCCGCGGCGGCGGACATCCTGAAGGCGGACCGGGAACGCGCCCTGGCCCGGCTGCGCACCCTCGACGCGCTGGAGCAGGCATGA
- a CDS encoding carbohydrate ABC transporter permease, whose product MRALLRPAQYLALAAYILFLGFPLLWLISASVKSSGELNSLTVSLLPQQWHWDNYSEALDRQGLIHSAGNSLVVALVSTALVIVIALPASYVLARLKGKVRAAGVGWILTSQVFPVVLVILPLFLILRTIGLADNLFGLTLVHTTYTLPFALWMLQGYVTAIPVDLEEAGAMDGAGRWTVLRAIVFPLLMPGIVATAMFAFVSSWNEFFFALVLLQSPENYTLPITLNMFIGGEGKVSLGPLAAGAVLAAIPSIVFFTILRRKLTSGLMAGAVKG is encoded by the coding sequence ATGCGCGCGCTCCTGCGTCCCGCCCAGTACCTCGCGCTGGCCGCCTACATCCTGTTCCTCGGATTCCCGCTGCTGTGGCTGATCTCGGCGTCGGTGAAGTCCTCCGGGGAGCTCAACTCGCTGACCGTCAGCCTGCTGCCGCAGCAGTGGCACTGGGACAACTACTCCGAGGCGCTGGACCGGCAGGGTCTGATCCACTCGGCGGGCAACAGCCTGGTCGTGGCGCTGGTGTCCACCGCGCTGGTGATCGTCATCGCCCTGCCCGCGTCCTACGTGCTCGCCCGGCTCAAGGGCAAGGTCCGCGCGGCGGGCGTCGGCTGGATCCTGACCTCCCAGGTGTTCCCGGTGGTCCTGGTGATCCTGCCGCTGTTCCTGATCCTGCGGACCATCGGGCTGGCGGACAACCTCTTCGGGCTGACACTGGTCCACACGACGTACACGCTGCCGTTCGCGCTGTGGATGCTGCAGGGTTACGTCACCGCGATCCCGGTCGACCTGGAAGAGGCCGGCGCGATGGACGGCGCGGGCCGGTGGACCGTGCTGCGCGCGATCGTCTTCCCGCTCCTGATGCCCGGCATCGTGGCCACGGCGATGTTCGCCTTCGTCTCGTCGTGGAACGAGTTCTTCTTCGCGCTGGTGCTGTTGCAGTCACCGGAGAACTACACGCTGCCCATCACGCTGAACATGTTCATCGGCGGTGAGGGCAAGGTGTCCCTCGGCCCGCTCGCCGCGGGCGCCGTGCTCGCCGCGATCCCCAGCATCGTCTTCTTCACCATCCTGCGCCGGAAGCTCACCAGCGGGCTGATGGCGGGGGCGGTGAAGGGATGA
- a CDS encoding LacI family DNA-binding transcriptional regulator, whose protein sequence is MTSTRATLLQVAERAGVSLASTSRALHGTGASPAMIERVRAAAEELGYSPDAIGRSLRMKKTFQIAFAVADIGNPVYVEMMRALHEVLAPHGYRVVVMTTGDTSTSTAELVRSLNSGFVDGMVISPLRTDDRLIEEITQAAVPVVVIGRALDAHGISSVSTDSAGGIGQAVRHLQQLNRRRLGFLNGPLDTTPGQARQRGFDTAAGTGHVTEIAQDFTVAAGLIAARRLFASAPERLDAVVAANDLLAIGAIHAARELGLSVPEDVAVTGMDDTELGRVFHPTLTSVSLGTTERGRAAAQLMLRLAEDGEHEAQQVTVGPELIVRGSTVPAAGGLVEGGKR, encoded by the coding sequence ATGACGTCTACACGGGCCACGCTGCTGCAGGTGGCCGAACGCGCCGGGGTGTCCCTGGCCTCGACCTCGCGCGCCCTGCACGGCACCGGCGCGAGCCCGGCGATGATCGAGCGCGTGCGGGCCGCCGCCGAGGAGCTGGGCTACAGCCCGGACGCCATCGGCCGCTCGCTGCGCATGAAGAAGACCTTCCAGATCGCCTTCGCGGTCGCCGACATCGGCAACCCGGTATACGTCGAGATGATGCGGGCCCTGCACGAGGTCCTCGCCCCGCACGGGTACCGCGTCGTCGTCATGACCACCGGCGACACCTCCACCTCGACCGCCGAGCTGGTGCGCAGCCTCAACAGCGGCTTCGTCGACGGCATGGTCATCAGCCCGCTGCGCACCGACGACCGCCTGATCGAGGAGATCACCCAGGCCGCCGTGCCGGTGGTGGTCATCGGCCGCGCACTGGACGCCCACGGCATCAGCTCGGTGTCCACCGACTCCGCGGGCGGGATCGGCCAGGCGGTCCGGCACCTCCAGCAGCTGAACCGGCGGCGGCTCGGTTTCCTCAACGGCCCCCTCGACACCACACCCGGCCAGGCCCGCCAGCGCGGCTTCGACACCGCCGCGGGCACCGGGCACGTCACCGAGATCGCGCAGGACTTCACCGTCGCCGCCGGGCTGATCGCCGCCCGCCGCCTCTTCGCGAGCGCCCCGGAACGGCTCGACGCGGTCGTCGCCGCCAACGACCTGCTCGCGATCGGCGCCATCCACGCCGCGCGCGAACTCGGGCTGTCGGTCCCCGAGGACGTCGCGGTCACCGGCATGGACGACACCGAGCTCGGGCGCGTGTTCCACCCGACCCTGACCAGCGTGTCGCTCGGCACGACCGAACGCGGGCGGGCCGCCGCGCAGCTGATGCTCCGCCTCGCCGAGGACGGCGAGCACGAAGCCCAGCAGGTCACCGTCGGGCCCGAGCTGATCGTGCGCGGCTCCACGGTCCCCGCCGCCGGCGGGCTCGTCGAGGGAGGCAAGCGATGA